The Acidimicrobiales bacterium sequence AAAGCCTACCTATATCGGCCGACACGGTCTCGTGAGGAACAGGTCGCCGATGCAATGGCTGAGGCATTCGCCGCAGCGACCGATCCCTCCGTCGCCCTCGGCCATTTCGTCGAGCATCTGTCGCCCGATCAGACCACTGCGCTGAAGCGGCTCCTTGGTCGCCGCCGATGAGTTTGCTGGTTATCGGCATCGGTGTGGCCTTGTTGACGGTGCCCGCGCTCAGTGCGAGAAGTGCGCTCGGCCCCACGGCACGGGTGCGGACGGCATGTGTGTCTGCGACAATCGGCATCTCGCTACTCGGCGTCGGCACCCTGCTCACGGCCAGCCCTTTGCTGCTGTCGTGGCACGACCAGGGCGAGGTGTCCGCAGTCGGTCTCGGACATCTGTCGCCCGGTGGACCGTGGGCCTGGTCGGCCGCCGGTGTGCTCGGCGGCGTCGGAGCGAGCGGGCTCTTGTCGTTTCTTCGCCAGAGCGGACGCGCCCGACGTCGTGCGAAACTGCCGCCGTGGGCTGCGACCGCGCTGCTGCACGATGAGCTCGCTGGCGTCGAGGTGCGGGTCGCGCCGACGCTCGAGCCGGTCGCCTTCGCGGTTCCCGGCCGCGATCGCCATGTCGTGGTGTCCGAATCGGTTACCCGGCTGGCCGCACCCGAGCGCCGAGCAGTCCTGGCCCACGAAGGTTCCCACCTCCGGCTGCGCCACCATCGCCACCTGCTCGTGCTGGGGACCTACCAGCGGATCTGGGGCTGGGTGCCCGGCGTGCGAGCAGTGGTTGCCGCTCACCGGCATTCGATCGAGCAATGGGCCGACTTGGACGCCAGTCGCCATCCTCACGTCGACTCGCAGGCGATGTCGCGGGCCCGTGCCCAGCTGGGCGCCTGCGACGGCGTCGGGGGAGTCGACCACCAAACCGGGAGCGATGAGCTTTCACCCGAATCGTCGCGTCATGCCCTTGTTGGCGTCACGGGCTTCATCGCCGCCTTGGTCGCCGCCGGCGCATACAGCCTCACCCACACCGTCGGCGATATCACGGCAGTCATGGCCGCACTTCACTGACGACTACCTGGCCGGCTACCCGACGATCTCATCGAGCGCGGCCGTCAGCTCCTGCACCGAGGCGACGTTGTCCCACCGCGACGTGATCGTGCCGGTCGAGTCGACCAAGAACACCCACGGCTCAGCAGCACGTTCGGTGCCTTGGGGAGCGACCCAGTCCGCGGCCGCCTGATTGAGCACACCGCCTTCGAAGTCCTTCCAGACCTCGAGGTGCACGAACTCCACTCGGTCGCCATACTCGGTCTCCAACCGGGCGAGCTCGTCGGTGATCGGGCCGCAGAACCGGCTGACACAGAACACCGGCGTCGTCACGGTCACCATCACGGGGCGGCCCGCATCGAGGGCATCAGCGATGGTCGTCTTGTGCAGACCCGGGTCCGGGAGCTCCTCGTCGAAGCCGAGGCGAGAGTCGATCGACTCCGGAGCCACCGACGGGTCGCCCGGGAGGGGCTGCACGGTACGAGGCGCCGCATCTCCGGCCCCGGGCACCACGGAGTTGGCATACACCTCGAACAGCGTCGACGTCGTGAACACTTGACCGTCAACACTCGCGTCGACGGTCACCTCCCACACACCGGGAGCCGGGAACCGGATCGGCGTCGTGGCGTAGACACCGCGTACGCCGGCGGGAGGGGCGAAGGTCGGTTCGTCGCCGGTCACCTGCTCTGTGCCTGGAATCGGGAGGAACCGTGCAGAGGTGGGGGCGGGTGCTACGACAGGATCTGATCCGCTCGACGGCTCCGATTCGCCGGTCGGTCCGTCCCGGTGTGCGAAGCTCAGCTCGATGTCACCCAGAGCGACGTCGCCTCGATCACGGGCGAACAGCCCCACGATGAAGCGTTCGGTGCGCTCGGGGCTCACATCGAAGCTGG is a genomic window containing:
- a CDS encoding BlaI/MecI/CopY family transcriptional regulator, which codes for MGSLEAAVLDVLWSIDDPLKPGDVLDRLDIDPPVAYSTVLTILRRLWKKRLVTRTKVGKAYLYRPTRSREEQVADAMAEAFAAATDPSVALGHFVEHLSPDQTTALKRLLGRRR
- a CDS encoding M48 family metalloprotease; the protein is MLVIGIGVALLTVPALSARSALGPTARVRTACVSATIGISLLGVGTLLTASPLLLSWHDQGEVSAVGLGHLSPGGPWAWSAAGVLGGVGASGLLSFLRQSGRARRRAKLPPWAATALLHDELAGVEVRVAPTLEPVAFAVPGRDRHVVVSESVTRLAAPERRAVLAHEGSHLRLRHHRHLLVLGTYQRIWGWVPGVRAVVAAHRHSIEQWADLDASRHPHVDSQAMSRARAQLGACDGVGGVDHQTGSDELSPESSRHALVGVTGFIAALVAAGAYSLTHTVGDITAVMAALH